The Nitrospira sp. sequence TATTGCCCAGCATGGCTCCTCGCTGTTGATTGACCATTACGTCAGCAGCACCGGCGACGACATTGCGATCCTAATGAGCCACAGGCACGGCGCCGGACACGAAACCGTCCACAAACTGGCGTGGGATGCCTTCCTTGCCGGGACCGAGATAGCCAAACGGCAGGGGTTGTACGGTGCCGGTCAGGATTTGTTGAAAGACGCGTTTTCGGGCAACGTGCGCGGAATGGGACCGGCCGTGGCGGAGATGGAATTCAACGAGCGGCCGAATGAGCCCTTCCTGTTTTTCGCGGCCGACAAGACCGATCCCGGGGCCTTTAATCTACCGCTGTATCTGGCCTTCGCCGATCCCATGAACACACCGGGTTTGATCCTGGCGCCCAATATGGCGCAAGGCTTTCGCTTCGTCATCATGGACGTGAATCATACTGAAGGTGATCGGCTCATTGAGCTCCAGGCCCCAAAAGAATTGTACGAAATCGCCGCGCTATTGCGGGACACCGAACGGTACGTGGTGGAATCGGTCTGGTCAGCCGCCAGCGGCGAACAAGCCGTGGTGGCCTCCACCTCACGGTTGCATAACATCGCCGGGAAGTACACCGGCAAGGATGACCCGGTGTTGTTGGTGCGGGTACAGAAGGATTTCCCCGCCACGGGCGAGGTCTTGGCGCCCTATGCGGTCGGTCCTTATGTGGCCGGTGGCATGCGCGGCTCCCATCAGATGCCCTTGATGCCAGTCCCGCTTCAGTCCGGCATCAGCTACTTTGATGGTCCACCGGTGATCACGTGCGCCGCCTTCGCCATGCACGAAGGACGGTTCACCGAACCTGTGGACCCGTTTACTCATCCATTCTGGAACCGCGTACGCGACACGGTAGCCGACAAAGCCATCGGCATGCGACACCAAGGTTTCTTCGGTGCGGCCATGCTGCCCATGGCGGAATTGGAGTATACCGGCATCATGGAAAACCTTAAGGCTCTTGAACCGCGATTCCGCGTGCGCACCGATTCGTGATCACGGATGACCAAAGTCTTCGGGGTAAGGCCGTGGAGTCATGAAGTTGAGCGAAACGATCGGTCACCGCAGAATTCGCTCACGATCATTTCCACCGTTTGCTTCGGCGTGAGCCCACGGACCGGCAAGGTTTCCAATTCTTTTTTGTCCGTGCTGTCCGATGGCGGCTTCATGCGTGACTGTGGCTTCTTGAGGAACACCTTCACGATGGGGATGGCGCTGGCATGCGCCAGACCTTGTACGATCTCCATACAATCCATGGGATCGCTGGCTCCTGTTGCCGTCGCCATGGAGAGCCAGTTGTCGGGAGCATTCCATGTAGTACAATCACCGCAGGCGTTCAGCTCACGCGTTCAGTTCCGGAAGGTCCATGTGGCTGTGGATTCTGATGGAAAAGCCTGACACTGATGATCCCCACATTCGCCCGTAGATGTGAAAAGAGAGCCAGTCATGGCGATCAGGCGATTGCCTCGATAGGACGGAGCCTGCTGCTGTTCTGCCTTGTTGGGATCGGCGGCTGCGCGTCATACGAATCTCTCGATCTGAACTCCTACGATCCCATCCATGATCAGGAGGCCATTGCGAACTATTACCGGAATCAAGCCGTTACGATGCGGGAGAAAGCCCATGCGCAAGCCACGGCTGCGGCGCGTTATGAGGCACTCTTTGGGCCTGATGCTGACCTGGTCTCCGGTGCGCGGTCATTGGCGCACTACTATGAGCAGATCGCACAGGAATTGGAACGAGTTGCCCAGGCGCATGCGGATGTGGAACGCCACAGGCAACGGCCCGCGGCTGCCCCGTAGATCACGAAGTTTGCCGGAATGCACGACGCGAGAAGAGGAGGGATGTATGAAAGTGTCATTCACAGCCCGTCTACTGTTCGTACTGATCCCGATCGTGATGATTCTCCAGGGCTGCAGTAATACGGTGAATCCGGGAAGTCGAGGGCTGCGGTGGTACCCCCTCACGAGCGGACTGATGAAGGAACCGCTCAAGGAAGGATTCTACTGGCGCGCGCCCTGGAATGACGTCCTCGTGTTCGACACCAGATTGAAGAGCTTCAAGGAGAAGGTGGATGCGCTGACTGCAGATGATCTTCCAGTCACCGTCTATGCCGCAATCACGATGCGCCCAATGCCCGAGGAGATCTATTTTCTGGCTCAGGAAGTGGGGCCTGATTGGTACAAGCAGCTGGTTCAACCGCAATTGTTGTCGGCCGTGCGAGGGGTTGTCGCAAACTACACCATGGTTACGCTTCCCGAGCGTAGCAGCGAAATCGGGAACAAGATCGAAGCCGTCGTGGTCGAAGCATTGAAAGGTCGCCATCTGGATGTCTACAACGTGGCGCTCTCGGAAATGGAATTTTCACAGATGGTGTTGAGGGCCATCGAACAAAAGCAGGCGAAAGAGCAGGAAAAAGAGCAGAAGGACTTCGAGGTCGTGATTGCGCAACGCAATGCCGAGATTGCACGGATTCAGGCCAAAGGCGAAGGTGATTCATTGAAGATTCGCGCGGAAGGCGAAGCCGACAGCATGAGGATCCGCGCCATGGGACAGTCCCAGGCGCAGGAGATCATCACCAAAACCCTGACGCGTGACTACTTGCAGTTCAAATTGTATGAAAGCCCCAATTCCAAGACGATCATCGTGCCGGAGAAGCTCAATGTTCCGCTGATTATCAGCCCTGGTGCCGATCAATCGCGATAGGAGTCATCTTGGTTCACTAACCGGCCGGTCGAGGTTTGCTCTTCGTGTCCGGTGTAACGGATCGTTCGCGCAATTTGTTAATCAACTCCTCATAGGAACTTTCGCGGATGATCTTTTGAAACTGACTTCGATAATTACTCACCAAGCTGACGCCGTCGATGATGATATCGTAGGCACGCCATTGGTTTTCATTGAGGAAGAGGCGATAGTCGAGCGGAAGGGTCGACTTCCCCGAACGCAATTCGGTCCTGACTTCCGCGTACGATCCTTCGATCCGTTCCATCAGGTAGCCCGCTTCTTGTTTGCGTCCGGTATAATCTTCGATTTTTCCTGCATACCGGTCCGAGAGGAAACTCTTGTACACTTCGACGAACTCTTTTCGCTGCTCCTCAGTGAGCGGTTTCCAATAACTGCCCAACACTCGCTTTGACATTTCTGCATAGTCAAACCTAGCGGCTGCGATCTCTTCCAGCTTGTGACGCCGAACCGTGCGCTTGGCCGGGTCTTTCAGTGCAGGATCTTCGAGGATGCCGAGAATCTCGGTAACCGTTTCGCGCACGGCTTTCATAGGCGTCTCTCCCCCTTGCGGAGGAGCGGCGAAGGCGAAGGGTAAGAGAACGGTCAAGGCAAGCGCCGTCATCGACAGATGCCAGGCGGCGGGCCTCCAACTCATCCACAGAACCATAATATGAGAAGCTCCTTGGAAAGTTCGTCACTCCAAAACAAACGTCACCTTCAGATCCACTCGGTATAAGGAAACCTTGTTGTTCTCGACCACCACATGTTGCTCTTTCACCCACGCGGATTTGATCCCGTGAACGGTTTTGGATGCTCGGGCAATTCCCTGGACAATGGCATCCTCGAAACTAGCGGGCGATTCGGCGCTGATCTCGATGATTTTTGCGACTGACATGGAATTCCTCCCTTCATGGCGCGCACATACGCGGTTGATGACTCATGACCCCCTTCAAATCACCTGTCCTTCTTGGCATGCTGCGCCTCGAGAGCAGCATGCCATATTGTGTGATCAGCAAGGTAGGCGCCAGGGAACGATCGTCCAATGATTCGGCATAGGGTCGATATTTCAGGAGGTTATCGAGGGGACGAGAAAAGAAGGAATTTCGGAATTGGGGAACTCTGCTACAAGGGAGATGCACGACCTACGGAAAGAACTCGCGCGGAACGTTAGAGCCGCCCACTCAAAGGCGATTCTCTCGGAGATTATCGTGGCGTTCTGCGTCAAGGGCAAGAGCCCGGTGTGGGGGATTATGCCCCGCTTTCCCGCACACAGAATTCTTCTCACATAACGGCCCCCGCGAGGTGAAGGGCGACAAACTCAAGAGAAGAATAACCATCTTGCCGAAGAGCATCGGACTGTTTAATTAGCATAACTAATATAATGGCTCGCATGGATTTGGTCTTGCGAGGTCTGTGTAAGTAGACTAGAATTGAGTCCTCTCGCCATGGCACCCAAGGCCGCAAAAAAAAAGCGTTGGGTGAGGGCCCAACCGCTTTCACACGCATACCACACCGGGGATCGGCAGGGAAACGCGGTCGAATCGGCTCGAGAAGATTTCTTTGCTGAAGCCTTCCGTCTAAGTCCTTACCCAATCGGTATCACGGAACTCGAAACCGGGCTCTGTCTGGAAATTAATGATGCCTGCCTGGAGATCTTCGGGTTTAGTCGGGACGAAGTCGTTGGGAATACCACGTTGACGTTGCAGATCTGGCCTCACCCTCGTGATCGTGCTCGGTTCATCAATCGATTGAATTCCGAAGGATCGGTAAAAAACCTTGAAGTGTCGATGCGGACGAAGAAAGGAACGCTACGACGATTCCTCATCTCGACGAATCTCATCACGGTAGGCGGCAAGCGTTGCCTCCTGACGATTGGGAACGACATCACGGCAGAGGACGATGTGCGTGGAGCCCATGACCAGTCGAAACGAGGTATCCGAGAGAGCATCGCGGGAGTCGAGCGAACGAATGGCGCGACGCGGGACGGTGGCGAACGGTTTCCTTTGTTCATCGAGCATGCACCGGCCGCGATTGCGATGTTTGACCGCGATATGCGCTATCTGGCGGCGAGTCGCCGTTGGATGGAAGATTATCGGCTGACCGGAGATATCGTGGGTCAATCTCACTACGACATGTTTCCCGACGTCTCATTGCGGTGGAAAGAGGTACATCGACGAGGGTTGGCCGGAGAGGTTCTGAGCGCAGATGAAGACCAGTTCGTTCGAGATGACGGCTCCGTGCAGTGGATCACCTGGGATGTCCGCCCTTGGTATAGCGGCGACCAGATCGGCGGCATTGCGATTGCGACGGAGGATGTGACGGCTCGTGTGGAGGCAAAGATCGCGTTGCATGAGCGGGAGGAACGATCGGATCAAGTCATCCGATTGGCCAACTTCGGCATTTTCGACCATGATCACCGTAGCGGAAAAGTGTACTGGTCGCCGGCCATGAGGGAAATCTATGGCGTGGGATCGGACGCTCCGGCCTCCCTGGAGGGTTATATCCAGCTGATTCATCCGGAGGATCGCGAAATGGTCGTCATGGCGATCAAACAAGCCCATGACCCTACGGCTGACGATCTGTTTTCAATGGAACACCGTCTTTTGCGTCCCGACGGGAGTGTCCGCTGGGTCAACTTTCGATCATGGACGCTATTCGAGAGTGACGGCCCCGTGCGTCGTCCCACCCGGACCTTGGGAGCGATGATCGACGTCACGAAGCGCAAACAAGCCGAAGAGGCGTTGAAAATAAGCGAGCGACGATTCGCCTCCTTTATGGATAATTTGCATGGTTTTGCGTGGATCAAAGATGCTCAGGGACGATATCTCTATGTCAATCGACTGTTTCAAGAATCCGTCCTGAGGGGTTTGGAGTGGAAAGAAAAAACTGCTTTCGAGTTGTGGCCTGCGGAGGTCGCCGAGCAGTACGATTTGAATGATAGGAAAGTGCGGGAAAATCGGGTTCCGCTCCACACTGTCGAGTCGTTCATACAAAACGGAGAGATTCGGCACGCCCTTGTCAGCAAGTTTCCTATCATCGATCAGAAGGGAGCCCCGTCGCTGTTTGGTGGTGTCGCGGTCGACATCACCGAACGCAAGCAAGCGGAAGAGGCACTGCATCATAACCAACTCGAGCTGCATCAACAGCAAGTCCAGCTGGAGGAGCTGACCTCGAAGTTACTGACGGCACAAGAGCATGAGCGGCAACGAATCGCCCGTGATCTGCATGACGATGTAAGCCAGCGACTGGCGGCATTGGTCTTGGAGGTCGCGTCGTTCGAGCGCCAGTCTTCCAGCATGCCGGTCGAACTGGCTCATGCGCTGACGCCGATTCGTGAACAGTTGGAACAACTTTCGGATGATGTGCATACCCTTGCGTACCGACTTCATCCCTCCCTCTTGGAACACGCAGGATTGCGTCCTGCAATCGAAGACCATGTTCATCAGGTTTCCCGGCGGACCGGCTTGCCCATCCACCTCAAGATTGCCGGGGTTCCGAATGCGGTCCCGCTCGATCACGCCACCTGTCTCTTCCGTGTAATGCAGGAGAGCGTCCAAAATGTGGTGAAACATGCGCAGGCAACGGCAGTGGCGGTCCAACTCCGTGGATCGTCGAAGGGCATCGGATTGTCTGTGACTGACAATGGGAAGGGATTTGACCCCCATGACCAGAGCACCCATCAGCAGGGCTTGGGGTTGAGTAGTATGGAGGAACGGTTGCGGCAACTGCAGGGATTTTTTCGGATTCAGTCCGGGCCGGCCAACGGCACGAAGGTCTGTGCCTGGGTTCCTTGCGAGTTGGAGGTCATATGAAACGACCACGTATCTTGATGGCGGATGACCATGCCATTGTCCTGGCTGGGCTTCGGAAGTTGGTAGAAGCCGAAGGCGAGGTCGTTGGCATGGTGGAGGACGGGCGAACATTGGTGGAGAAAGCCCAGCAGCTTCGCCCCGACATTGTGTTGCTCGATATCTCGATGCCGCTCCTCAACGGGTTGGACGCGGCGCGACAATTGACCAAACTGGTGCCGGAGAGCAAGCTCATCTTCCTGACGATGCACGCCACCCCCACGTATGCGACCGAAGCCTTTAAGGCAGGTGCTGCGGGCTATCTGATAAAACGGTCGGCAGCGGTGGAACTCAAGCAAGCGATCCAGGCCGTGATGCGGGGGCAGCACTACATGACTCCGCTGATCACGAAGGACGTGTTAGCAGCGACGCTCCAATCTCCCGAAGGCCAGCCATGCAAGCCGGTGGTGACTTCTCTCACGCAGCGGCAACGTGAAGTGTTGCAACTCGTTGCGGAGGGAAAAGGAACCAAAGCGATTGCCTCCATTCTGAATATCTCTGTGAAGACCGTAGAGTTCCACAAATTTCGCATCATGGGCGAACTCGATCTGCATTCGACGGCCGAGTTGATCAAATATGCAATCGCTGAAGGTCTTGTGAGTGTGTCCTCATAGGCACACGCACAAGGTTTTGGTTTAGTTCCGGTCTCAAAATCGTTTTCGGCTGAGAACCGGGCGGCGTCCCCTAACAAACTCCGGCATTTGGTGGAAGTCTCGTGCTCCAGGATTTGGACAGAGGTTTCGGTGAATGGTTCAGAACCTCTCGCCTCTCGATCTGAGATGAGTGCTAGTAATATCCCTTTTTCTTTCCAGGGATTTTACTAGTTCACAAGCTCCGCCCTAACCCATTATCATCCAATAGTTATTCAGTATCGTGTATTCGAGTGTCGGTGGGAATTATTACTTCTGATTCTGATCTGTTTAGTGTGTGGGAGGGGGTCATGCAGTTCTCGGCGATCATAGACCGTGTCCATCATGCGCTCAAGCAGTTTGGTACACATTGTTCTATGGAAGAGGTGGTCGGCCTCTGTCCGGATCTGACCTGGAATCAAGTCCACCTATCTATTGATTACTTGAGCAAGACGGGAAAGGTCCGTGTGACGCTTGACCCAGACAGGACATATACGGTCCATCCGGTTCTTGGCGAGCCGTCTCAAGTTTCATCCATAGGGCATATTCAAAGTACCGTCCAGTAATCTTACTAGACCTATCCTCTCGGTGCGATACTGGCCGACTACCCCGCCGGCTGATGTTTTCCATGTGCCCACCTTCCCTGCAGATTTGGCCATCGTGGTTGTGTCCTGCGCGGGTTTGTTGCAGGCAATCGATGGTGTTGCGTTTCTCCAGCTCCTCTCAGAATGTCCACTCGTATCACTCCACATCCAGTCGTATCACGTTTCTCCGTATGAAGATGTCCTGCCCTGATCCGGCCCATCGCCTGTAGCTGCGCAGCCTTGAACCACAGGACTTCACAAGGTATTGGTAATTGGTGAAAATACTTCTGACGGACGGTAAGGAAGGTAGAAGTGACGCCGCGGCGAACGTAGTGATCGCTCAAACCACATAAGACGGCAGAAGAAAAGTTTCCGGGAACGTCACCTGCCAACGCGTTTCAGAATCCAACAAGGGAAGTTGTGGTACAGTGACGAGCTCATGAGAATCTTTGTTCTCGGAGTTGGAGCGACCGGTTCACTACTGGTCAAGCTACTTACTCGCCAGGGACATCATGTGTCTTGTGGCGACCGTGATCTCGCCCGTGCACGCGACTTTCTCGGCGAACCGTCCAGCGTTGTTATCCAACAGGTCAATGCCCGAAATCTGCGCAGCGTCGTTAAGGCGGCCAAAGGATGCCAGCTCCTGATCAATGCGTGCCCTGCCGCCCTCAACAACGTCGTGATGCGTGCGGCGCTGCGATTGCGCGCCCATTACCTCGATACTGCATCATGTTTAAGGCCCAACCCATTTCGACCGGAACAGTTTTGCTTCGATAAGCAATTCCGGGAAAAAGGGCGATGGGCACTCATTCACGCTGGTGTCGCGCCAGGGTTAACGAATCTTTTCGCCGCTCAGGCTGCGGCTGGACTAGATAAATTGGACAAAGCAGAAGTCCGAATTTTTGAGGATACTGCGTCTGAGGGGCCTGTCTCACAGTGGTCGGCCGAGTCTGCTTTTGACGAAGCAGTGTCGCGCCCTCGTATCTATCGTGATGGCCGGTTCAGCTTCGGCATCCGATTTGGAGAGCGTGAACGATTTAGGTTTCCCCCGCCAATTGGACAGGTTGGAGTCGTGCTGGTTGCGCAGGATGAAGTCACGACGCTGCCCCGCTTCCTAGGTTTCCAGAGTGTGGACGCGAAAATCGGCGGGACTGACATTGACCGACTGCGGAGATGGTATCGACAAGGGAAACTCACACGGTCACGCGGCCTCAGTTCGGTACGATTTCCGGCGACGGCATCTCCCCGTATGATGATCACGCTGGTCCGGCGAGGGATTCTGCACAATGCTCGTTTTGCCGTAGCGGTTTTGGCCTATGGCTCCCAGCGGACGCATCCTTGTCTGATCCGCTGGGATGCGCGGTTCCCCTCGCTCTTTGATTTGCGTCAAAAAAATCTCGCCTGTTCACCGATTGCCTGGGGCACCGCGCATCTCATAGCTATTTTTGTCAAACACATGCCTCGCAAGCTTGTGGGTGTGTATGCTCCTGAAGTCTTGCCGTCCCTTACGCGAAGAGAGATCCTTCGTGAGACACGTTCGATCGGCATCCGTCTTAAGAGAAGAATAAAGCCCCTCAAACCCCTGGACCCCACCTGGCCTTCCGCAGAAAGTTAAAAGAAATCCATACGTTCCGCCACAGGATCCGGCTTGCCCCGCGTACATCTCCGCTGCATACTGCCCTAACGAATGGTTCCTATCCATGCGGTCCAAGTTACTTGACAGTCGATTTTGTCAGGAATAAATTTGAGGCAGACGTAGGTTCCCGAAGAGCAGTGGGGCCGAGTTGTTGTATGGCATCAGCCCTGTGATGTCATTCTTTTCAGCTTTGTCCAGGGAAAAGATGTCTGTCGGTCTCATTCCTTGGGAAGTGTGCTTGTGGTCTACCACTTCGTTGCGTGATGGGTCCGAACGAAAGGAGTAACCATGGATAGTACCTTCTTAATATTTGCGGCCGTGATGCTCATCATCTTCATCGGCGGCATCATCATATACAAGAAGAGCGTCTAATCGGCGGTCTATTCCTTCACCTCGTTTTATTGTGAAGCGGCTCAGTCCCTCGTGAGCTTAGTCTCGCGAGTTGTCAAGGTGCTGAGCGAAACGTTACCGGTCTGTCTTCTTCTCATCTGCCCTTCCGATTCATCCCTATCACTCATATTGTTCGTGATGTATCCTGGCTGGGATTTCAAGCGAGGAAGCCTGGCCTGAGCCGATTCATCGGCAGTACCAGGCCGATCCATGGAGACCACCGGTGAAACGAGTACCGATCCGATAGTTATTCGCGGATTGCCTTGGCGCGCTTTTGAAGATAGGCATTCCGTACTGCGGCATAGAGATCCAAAGTAGATTCTTCCACACCCTCAAACTTTTCCAGATTCAGAGAGCGCTCGTTTACGACTTCAGTCGCACGCGCGCCAATCGAGATGCCATACGTGAGCGCCCGCTCTTCTATAGAGACCACTGTCGGAATGGCATCGATGTTATGCATGGTCGGCAGGATCAGCCAGTAAATCGGATTGAGGGCAATATCTCCCGCATACCCGATAAGATCCCGA is a genomic window containing:
- a CDS encoding response regulator transcription factor, with amino-acid sequence MKRPRILMADDHAIVLAGLRKLVEAEGEVVGMVEDGRTLVEKAQQLRPDIVLLDISMPLLNGLDAARQLTKLVPESKLIFLTMHATPTYATEAFKAGAAGYLIKRSAAVELKQAIQAVMRGQHYMTPLITKDVLAATLQSPEGQPCKPVVTSLTQRQREVLQLVAEGKGTKAIASILNISVKTVEFHKFRIMGELDLHSTAELIKYAIAEGLVSVSS
- a CDS encoding dodecin domain-containing protein — protein: MSVAKIIEISAESPASFEDAIVQGIARASKTVHGIKSAWVKEQHVVVENNKVSLYRVDLKVTFVLE
- a CDS encoding fructose 1,6-bisphosphatase, producing MKVTLSIIKADIGSIGGHICPSQQLLETVRSYIAQHGSSLLIDHYVSSTGDDIAILMSHRHGAGHETVHKLAWDAFLAGTEIAKRQGLYGAGQDLLKDAFSGNVRGMGPAVAEMEFNERPNEPFLFFAADKTDPGAFNLPLYLAFADPMNTPGLILAPNMAQGFRFVIMDVNHTEGDRLIELQAPKELYEIAALLRDTERYVVESVWSAASGEQAVVASTSRLHNIAGKYTGKDDPVLLVRVQKDFPATGEVLAPYAVGPYVAGGMRGSHQMPLMPVPLQSGISYFDGPPVITCAAFAMHEGRFTEPVDPFTHPFWNRVRDTVADKAIGMRHQGFFGAAMLPMAELEYTGIMENLKALEPRFRVRTDS
- a CDS encoding ABC transporter substrate-binding protein; the encoded protein is MVLWMSWRPAAWHLSMTALALTVLLPFAFAAPPQGGETPMKAVRETVTEILGILEDPALKDPAKRTVRRHKLEEIAAARFDYAEMSKRVLGSYWKPLTEEQRKEFVEVYKSFLSDRYAGKIEDYTGRKQEAGYLMERIEGSYAEVRTELRSGKSTLPLDYRLFLNENQWRAYDIIIDGVSLVSNYRSQFQKIIRESSYEELINKLRERSVTPDTKSKPRPAG
- a CDS encoding saccharopine dehydrogenase NADP-binding domain-containing protein, which produces MRIFVLGVGATGSLLVKLLTRQGHHVSCGDRDLARARDFLGEPSSVVIQQVNARNLRSVVKAAKGCQLLINACPAALNNVVMRAALRLRAHYLDTASCLRPNPFRPEQFCFDKQFREKGRWALIHAGVAPGLTNLFAAQAAAGLDKLDKAEVRIFEDTASEGPVSQWSAESAFDEAVSRPRIYRDGRFSFGIRFGERERFRFPPPIGQVGVVLVAQDEVTTLPRFLGFQSVDAKIGGTDIDRLRRWYRQGKLTRSRGLSSVRFPATASPRMMITLVRRGILHNARFAVAVLAYGSQRTHPCLIRWDARFPSLFDLRQKNLACSPIAWGTAHLIAIFVKHMPRKLVGVYAPEVLPSLTRREILRETRSIGIRLKRRIKPLKPLDPTWPSAES
- a CDS encoding prohibitin family protein; the encoded protein is MKVSFTARLLFVLIPIVMILQGCSNTVNPGSRGLRWYPLTSGLMKEPLKEGFYWRAPWNDVLVFDTRLKSFKEKVDALTADDLPVTVYAAITMRPMPEEIYFLAQEVGPDWYKQLVQPQLLSAVRGVVANYTMVTLPERSSEIGNKIEAVVVEALKGRHLDVYNVALSEMEFSQMVLRAIEQKQAKEQEKEQKDFEVVIAQRNAEIARIQAKGEGDSLKIRAEGEADSMRIRAMGQSQAQEIITKTLTRDYLQFKLYESPNSKTIIVPEKLNVPLIISPGADQSR
- a CDS encoding PAS domain S-box protein, which encodes MAPKAAKKKRWVRAQPLSHAYHTGDRQGNAVESAREDFFAEAFRLSPYPIGITELETGLCLEINDACLEIFGFSRDEVVGNTTLTLQIWPHPRDRARFINRLNSEGSVKNLEVSMRTKKGTLRRFLISTNLITVGGKRCLLTIGNDITAEDDVRGAHDQSKRGIRESIAGVERTNGATRDGGERFPLFIEHAPAAIAMFDRDMRYLAASRRWMEDYRLTGDIVGQSHYDMFPDVSLRWKEVHRRGLAGEVLSADEDQFVRDDGSVQWITWDVRPWYSGDQIGGIAIATEDVTARVEAKIALHEREERSDQVIRLANFGIFDHDHRSGKVYWSPAMREIYGVGSDAPASLEGYIQLIHPEDREMVVMAIKQAHDPTADDLFSMEHRLLRPDGSVRWVNFRSWTLFESDGPVRRPTRTLGAMIDVTKRKQAEEALKISERRFASFMDNLHGFAWIKDAQGRYLYVNRLFQESVLRGLEWKEKTAFELWPAEVAEQYDLNDRKVRENRVPLHTVESFIQNGEIRHALVSKFPIIDQKGAPSLFGGVAVDITERKQAEEALHHNQLELHQQQVQLEELTSKLLTAQEHERQRIARDLHDDVSQRLAALVLEVASFERQSSSMPVELAHALTPIREQLEQLSDDVHTLAYRLHPSLLEHAGLRPAIEDHVHQVSRRTGLPIHLKIAGVPNAVPLDHATCLFRVMQESVQNVVKHAQATAVAVQLRGSSKGIGLSVTDNGKGFDPHDQSTHQQGLGLSSMEERLRQLQGFFRIQSGPANGTKVCAWVPCELEVI